DNA sequence from the Streptomyces sp. NBC_01264 genome:
GCGCCGCCTCCGCCTCCGCCTCCGCCGGTGAGCTCTCCGTACGGACCGCGCTCACCCTCATCGAGTCCGGCAGGTACTACTTCCGTGGCGTGGACGCCGTGGAGCTGGCCTCGCGCCACCGCTACGAGGAGGTCGCCGAGTGGCTCTGGACGGGGACCATGGTGCCCGGGGCCCGGTTCACCGCTCCCCCGGAATCCCTCGCCGCCGCCCGGAGGGCGGTCGCCGCGCTGCCCGAGCACAGCGGTCCGATCGACCGGCTGCGGGTGGCCGTCGCCGCCGCGGCGGTCGCCGACCCGCTGCGCTTCGACCTGTCCGCGCCGTCCGTACTGGGCTCCGCGCGCGCCCTGATCCCCACCCTGGTCGGCGCTCTGCCCGAGGTGGGCCCGGCGCAGTGGGGCGGGGACGGACGCCTCTCCCGGCAGCTGTGGCCCCGGCTCTCCGCCCTGGACCCCGATCCGGACGCGCTGGCCGCCTTGGACCTGGCCCTGGCCCTGCTGACGGACCACGACCTGGCCGCCTCGACCCTGGCCGTACGGGTGGCCGCGTCGGCGCGCGCGCATCCGTACGCGGTGGTCTCGGCCGGGCTCGGCGCGCTCGAGGGCCCGCTGCACGGAGCGGCCGGGCGGCTCGCGCACCGGATGCTGGTGGAGGTGCTGGAGCGGGGCGGCGCGGCTCCGGTGGTGGCGGAGTACCTGCGGGCCGGGCGCCGCGTGCCCGGGCTCGGGCACCGGCTGTACGAGGCCGAGGATCCGCGGGCCACGGCGCTGTTCGCGCGGCTGGAGCCGCTGGCGCAGGCGGGTCCGGCGCTGGGCGCGGCGCGCGAGGTGGCCGGGGTGATGGCCCGGCACGGCGGAGGCCTGTACCCCAATGTGGACCTGGCGCTGGCGGTGCTGACGGTCTCGTGCGGGATGGCCCCGGAGGCCGGGGAGACCGTCTTCGCGGTGGCCCGTACCGCCGGGTGGATCGCGCACGCGCTGGAGGAGTACGAGGAGCGCCCGCTGCGGATGCGGCCGAGCGGGCAGTACCACGGGCCCCGCCCGCCACGGCCGTTGCCGTGACGGGCGGGGTGTTCCCGGTGTCCGGGGCGGCCGCCGCCGCCCCGGGAACGCGGGGACAGATGTTCCGGCGGTCCGGCTGCGGCGTCAGGTCCGCAGCCAGACCGCCGTGTCCTGACCGAGCAACCCGTCCGCACCCAGGGCGGAACTGCTCAGCAGGAGGCTCGTGTGGGCCGGCAGCGGGACCGGCTCCGGGGACAGGTTGGCCACGCAGACCAGCCCGTCGGGGCGGCCGAAGGCCAGCACTCCGGGCGGCGCTGGCAGCCACTGAAGCGATCCGCCGCCGAAGCCGGCCGCGGCCCGGCGCAGGCCGAGGGCCGTCCGGTAGAGGGTGAGCATCGAGTCCGGGTCCCCGGCCTGGCGGTCCGCGGCGTACGCCGGCCAGTCCGCGGGCTGGGGCAGCCAGGGCTCGTTCCAGGGCTCCTCGGTCCACGGCAGCGGGACCCTGCACCCGTCCCGGCCGGGGTCGGTGCCGCCGGACCGGAAGTGCATGGGGTCCTGGATCTGGCCGAGCGGGATGTCGGCCTCGGGAAGCCCCAGTTCCTCGCCCTGGTAGACGTAGACCGCGCCGGGAAGGGCGAGGCTCAGCAGCGCGGCGGCCCGGGCCCGGCGGGTGCCGAGGGCCAGGTCGGCGGGGGTCCCGAAGGCCTTGGTGGCGAAGTCGAAGCCGGTGTCGGCGCGCCCGTAGCGAGTGACCGTACGGGTCACGTCGTGGTTGCACAGCACCCAGGTGGCCGGGGCCCCGACGGGGGCGTGCTCGGCGAGGGTCTCCTCGATGGAGGTGCGCAGCTTGCCGGCGTCCCACGGGCAGCTGAGGAAGGAGAAGTTGAAGGCGGTGTGCAGCTCGTCGGGGCGCAGGTAGCGGGCGAACCGCTCGGAGTCCGGCAGCCAGACCTCGCCCACGAAGATGCCCCCGTACTCGTCGGCGATGGCGCGCCACGAGCGGTAGATGGTGTGCAGGTCGTCGCGGTCGATGTACGGGTGGATCTCGGGCCCGGGCGGCCACGGCTCGGCCGGGCGGTCGGCCAGGTCGGGCAGGGCCGGGTCCTTGGCGAGCAGGGCCGCGGAGTCGATCCGTACGCCGGCCACCCCGCGCTCGAACCAGAACCGCAGCACGTCCTCGTGCTCCCGGCGGACGACGGGGTGGTCCCAGTTGAGGTCGGGCTGCTCGGGCGTGAACAGGTGCAGGTACCACTCCCCGTCCGGAACCCTCGTCCAGGTCGCCGCTCCGTTGAACTGCGAGGGCCAGTCCCCCGGTGGCAGTTCGCCGTGCTCCCCGCGGCCCGGGCGGAAGTGGAAGAGCTCCCGTTCGGGGCTGCCCGGGCCGGCGGCGAGGGCGGCCTTGAACCAGGCGTGCTGGTCGGACACGTGGTTCGGGACGATGTCGACAATGGTGCGGATGCCCAGCTCGCGGGCCTCGGCGATGAGCTTCTCGGCCTCGGCGAGGGTGCCGAAGGCGGGATCGATGGTGCGGTAGTCGGCGACGTCGTAGCCGCCGTCGGCGAGCGGGGAGAGGTACCAGGGGGTGAACCACAGGGCGTCGACGCCCAGTTCGGCGAGGTAGGGGAGGCGGGCCCGGACGCCCACGAGGTCACCGGTGCCGTCCCCGTCGCCGTCGGCGAAGCTCCGTACGTACACCTGGTAGATGGCGGCCGAGCGCCACCAGTCGGCGGCGTTTTCGGGCAGGGGAAAGTCAGCCACGGAGGGGTCCTTTCACGGCGTTCTTCTCACAGCGGTCTTTTCATGGGGGCGACCGGGCACGGCGGCGGTGCGGGGTGGTGCTCACCCCTTGAGGGAGCCTGCCGTCAGGCCGCTCATGATGTTGCGCTGGAAGATCAGGAAGATGATGAGCGTGGGCGCCGAGGCCATCGCCAGCGCGGCGACGAGATGGTTCTCGGGAACTCCCCTGGCGAGTGAGTAGATGCCGACGTTGAGCGTCTGCAGGGCCGGGTCGGGGAGGGTGAGCATGGGCCAGAGGAAGTCTTTCCAGACCCCGACGACGGCGAAGATCGACACGACTCCGAGGATCGGCCGGGACATCGGCAGGACCACGGAGCGCAGGGTGCGCAGGGAGGAGGCACCGTCGATGGACGCGGCGTCGAGGATCTCGCCCGGGATGGAGTCGAAGAATCGTTTCAGAAGGAAGATGTTGAAGGCGTTCGTGACCGAGGGCAGCCAGATCACCCAGGGCGTGTTGAGCAGGTTCCGCTCGATGAGCGGCATGTCCAGGACCGTGAGGTACTGCGGTACGACGAGGACGGTGGCCGGGATCATCAGCGTGGCCAGCATCATGCCGAGGACGGCTTTGCCGAAGACGGGCCGGAGCTTGGACAGCGAGTAGGCGGCGGCCACGTCGAGGACGAGCTGGAAGGCCAGGGCGCCGAACGCGTAGTAGAGGGTGTTGAACAGCAGCTTGGCGAGGTCCATGACTTCCCAGGCCGCCGAGTAGTTGTCGGGGTGCAGGGAGTCCGGCACCACGGTCGGCGGGACCTGGGTGAACTCCGCGGTGCTCTTCAGGCCGTTGGCGACCATCCAGTAGAGGGGACCGAGGAAGACGACCGTGAAGCCGATGACCACCAGGGCCAGCACGGACCAGTAGACGATCTTGCCCCGGGGGCGGCCGAGCTGGGCCGGCGATATGAGCGTGCGCTCTGACATGTGAGGGTGCTCCCGTCAGTTCTCGTTGTCGCGGCTCAGCCGGACGTACACGGCGGAGAAGCCGGCGAGCAGGACGAGCAGGCACAGGCCCAGGGCCGCGGCGCCGCCGTACTGGTTGAAACTGAAGGCGTACTGGTAGATGAGGACGACGACGGTGGTCGTCGACCCTTCGGGACCGGCACCGCCCGTCAGCATGAACGGCTCGACGAACACCTGCATCGTCGCGATGATCTGCATGAGCAGCATCAGCGAGAGGATGAGCTTGGTCTGCGGGATCGTGACGTACCAGATCTTGCGCAGCACCCCGGCTCCGTCGAGCTCCGCCGCTTCGTAGAGCTCCCCGGGGATGCCCTGGAGGGCTGCCAGGTAGATCAGGGTCGCGCCGCCCATGTTCATCCACGTGGAAGCGATGACGACGGAGAGCATCGCGGTATCGGTGGATTGCAGCCAGTCTTGCGCCGGCAGGTGCAGGAATTCCAGAATCCTGTTGAAGACCCCGTAACCAGGGTCGTAGAAGTACTTGAAGAGCAGGATCGAGGCCACCGGCGGCATCATCACCGGGAGGTAGACCAGCAGGCGCAAGTAGC
Encoded proteins:
- a CDS encoding citrate synthase, with translation MSVMNDEPDEPGEPGGPGERRIGTQEAARLLGVKPATVYAYVSRGQLTSRRDPVGRSSSFDAREVEALALRSRREAAGPPGGAASASASAGELSVRTALTLIESGRYYFRGVDAVELASRHRYEEVAEWLWTGTMVPGARFTAPPESLAAARRAVAALPEHSGPIDRLRVAVAAAAVADPLRFDLSAPSVLGSARALIPTLVGALPEVGPAQWGGDGRLSRQLWPRLSALDPDPDALAALDLALALLTDHDLAASTLAVRVAASARAHPYAVVSAGLGALEGPLHGAAGRLAHRMLVEVLERGGAAPVVAEYLRAGRRVPGLGHRLYEAEDPRATALFARLEPLAQAGPALGAAREVAGVMARHGGGLYPNVDLALAVLTVSCGMAPEAGETVFAVARTAGWIAHALEEYEERPLRMRPSGQYHGPRPPRPLP
- a CDS encoding glycoside hydrolase family 13 protein, which codes for MADFPLPENAADWWRSAAIYQVYVRSFADGDGDGTGDLVGVRARLPYLAELGVDALWFTPWYLSPLADGGYDVADYRTIDPAFGTLAEAEKLIAEARELGIRTIVDIVPNHVSDQHAWFKAALAAGPGSPERELFHFRPGRGEHGELPPGDWPSQFNGAATWTRVPDGEWYLHLFTPEQPDLNWDHPVVRREHEDVLRFWFERGVAGVRIDSAALLAKDPALPDLADRPAEPWPPGPEIHPYIDRDDLHTIYRSWRAIADEYGGIFVGEVWLPDSERFARYLRPDELHTAFNFSFLSCPWDAGKLRTSIEETLAEHAPVGAPATWVLCNHDVTRTVTRYGRADTGFDFATKAFGTPADLALGTRRARAAALLSLALPGAVYVYQGEELGLPEADIPLGQIQDPMHFRSGGTDPGRDGCRVPLPWTEEPWNEPWLPQPADWPAYAADRQAGDPDSMLTLYRTALGLRRAAAGFGGGSLQWLPAPPGVLAFGRPDGLVCVANLSPEPVPLPAHTSLLLSSSALGADGLLGQDTAVWLRT
- a CDS encoding carbohydrate ABC transporter permease, which translates into the protein MSERTLISPAQLGRPRGKIVYWSVLALVVIGFTVVFLGPLYWMVANGLKSTAEFTQVPPTVVPDSLHPDNYSAAWEVMDLAKLLFNTLYYAFGALAFQLVLDVAAAYSLSKLRPVFGKAVLGMMLATLMIPATVLVVPQYLTVLDMPLIERNLLNTPWVIWLPSVTNAFNIFLLKRFFDSIPGEILDAASIDGASSLRTLRSVVLPMSRPILGVVSIFAVVGVWKDFLWPMLTLPDPALQTLNVGIYSLARGVPENHLVAALAMASAPTLIIFLIFQRNIMSGLTAGSLKG
- a CDS encoding carbohydrate ABC transporter permease; its protein translation is MSAPTLSGTSREEFLRAFKRNLSAHGFLIGAVLCFSFFSWYPMVREFLLAFQKTEGGAVHWVGWDNFRYVFNDPAFWQAWRNTLLFSGLALVLGFAVPFVISIVLNEFRHAQGYLRLLVYLPVMMPPVASILLFKYFYDPGYGVFNRILEFLHLPAQDWLQSTDTAMLSVVIASTWMNMGGATLIYLAALQGIPGELYEAAELDGAGVLRKIWYVTIPQTKLILSLMLLMQIIATMQVFVEPFMLTGGAGPEGSTTTVVVLIYQYAFSFNQYGGAAALGLCLLVLLAGFSAVYVRLSRDNEN